A DNA window from Setaria viridis chromosome 2, Setaria_viridis_v4.0, whole genome shotgun sequence contains the following coding sequences:
- the LOC117842627 gene encoding metal transporter Nramp5 — MEIERETPGNERARSWRANAAQEDSKKLEDSDQLIKEPAWKRFLAHIGPGFMVSLAYLDPGNLETDLQAGANHRYELLWVILIGLIFALIIQSLAANLGVVTGRHLAEICKSEYPKFVKICLWILAEVAVIAADIPEVIGTAFAFNLLFHIPVWIGVLITGSSTLLLLGLQRYGVRKLEFLISMLVFVMAACFFGEMSFVKPPAVEVIKGLFIPRLKGPGATGDAIALLGALIMPHNLFLHSALVLSRKTPSSVRGIKDACRFFLYESGFALFVALLINIAVISVSGTVCFADNLSPEDAEKCSDLSLDSSSFLLKNVLGRSSAIVYGVALLASGQSSTITGTYSGQYIMQGFLDIRMKKWLRNLMTRCIAIAPSLVVSIIGGSSGAGRLIIIASMILSFELPFALIPLLKFSSSSSKMGPHKNSIYIIVFSWLLGLMIIGINMYFLSTSFVGWLIHNSLPKYANVLVGLVVFPLMLIYMLAVIYLTFRKDTVVTFVADSAQADAEKAKAAGEEEDQPVPFRQDLADIPLPE, encoded by the exons ATGGAGATTGAGAGGGAAACTCCGGGCAACGAGAGAGCGAGGAGCTGGAGAGCTAATGCAGCGCAGGAAGACTCTAAGAAGCTCGAAGACAGTGACCAACTGATCAAG GAGCCTGCATGGAAAAGGTTCCTGGCTCATATTGGACCAGGGTTTATGGTGTCATTAGCATACTTGGATCCTGGGAACT TGGAAACGGATCTTCAAGCTGGAGCAAATCACAGATATGAG CTCCTTTGGGTGATTCTCATTGGTCTCATCTTCGCACTGATCATACAGTCACTAGCAGCTAATCTTGGAGTTGTGACAG GGAGGCATCTTGCTGAGATATGCAAGAGTGAGTATCCAAAGTTTGTGAAGATCTGTTTATGGATCCTTGCAGAGGTGGCCGTGATTGCTGCAGATATCCCAGAAG TTATAGGGACAGCCTTCGCTTTCAACCTTTTGTTTCACATCCCCGTGTGGATTGGGGTTCTCATCACCGGCTCCAGCACTCTCCTGCTTCTGGGCCTACAAAGATATGGG GTCCGGAAGTTGGAGTTTCTGATCTCAATGCTTGTGTTCGTCATGGCGGCGTGCTTCTTCGGGGAGATGAGCTTTGTGAAGCCTCCGGCCGTGGAGGTCATCAAAGGGCTCTTCATTCCCAGGCTCAAGGGCCCTGGCGCCACTGGAGACGCCATTGCCCTCCTTGGAGCTCTTATCATGCC GCACAACCTGTTCTTGCACTCTGCACTGGTGCTGTCGAGGAAGACTCCCTCATCGGTGAGAGGAATCAAG GACGCCTGCAGGTTCTTCCTCTACGAGAGCGGGTTCGCGTTGTTCGTGGCACTCCTGATCAACATCGCCGTCATCTCCGTCTCCGGGACCGTCTGCTTCGCCGACAACCTCTCACCGGAGGATGCCGAAAAATGCAGCGACCTCTCACTcgactcctcctcctttctcctcAAG AACGTGCTGGGCAGGTCGAGTGCGATCGTGTACGGCGTGGCGCTCTTGGCGTCTGGGCAGAGCTCCACCATAACAGGCACTTACTCCGGCCAGTACATCATGCAG GGATTTCTTGACATCAGGATGAAGAAATGGCTGAGGAACCTGATGACCCGCTGCATCGCCATTGCGCCGAGCCTAGTCGTGTCCATCATCGGCGGCTCCAGTGGCGCTGGCCGTCTCATCATCATTGCCTCG ATGATACTGTCCTTTGAGCTGCCGTTTGCCCTCATTCCACTTCTCAagttcagcagcagcagcagcaagatgGGACCCCACAAGAACTCCATCTAC ATCATCGTGTTCTCGTGGTTGCTGGGGCTGATGATCATCGGCATCAACATGTACTTCCTGAGCACGAGCTTTGTAGGGTGGCTCATCCACAACTCGCTGCCCAAGTACGCCAACGTCCTCGTGGGCCTCGTCGTCTTCCCCCTCATGCTCATCTACATGTTGGCGGTCATCTACCTCACCTTCAGGAAGGACACCGTCGTCACCTTCGTCGCCGACTCCGCCCAAGCTGACGCCGAGAAGGCCaaggcggccggcgaggaggaagacCAGCCCGTGCCGTTCCGGCAGGACCTGGCCGACATCCCTCTCCCGGAGTAG